In Mytilus edulis chromosome 4, xbMytEdul2.2, whole genome shotgun sequence, the following proteins share a genomic window:
- the LOC139520431 gene encoding lachesin-like, translating into MELNILGIITFELLMTAIRVAPTSLDIPANKVSSIVGGTVSLRCAVISSDIRTVTWRRKIDTFMYPLSVGRNVYSTDSRLSVKAKHGWALVIKDVTQDDEGEYECQAKSKGSNLKGLVLLKVKGAESRPEGVLSHSYRSFIDILCIIMALFVHLQYMF; encoded by the exons ATGGAATTAAATATATTGGGAATAATTACATTTGAACTCCTAATGACAG cTATCAGAGTTGCACCAACAAGTTTGGATATTCCTGCTAACAAGGTATCATCTATTGTGGGAGGCACAGTTTCCCTACGTTGTGCAGTCATTTCATCAGACATAAGAACC GTAACATGGAGACGAAAAATCGATACCTTTATGTATCCATTATCTGTTGGTCGGAATGTGTATTCAACTGATTCACGGTTATCTGTTAAAGCAAAGCACGGCTGGGCTTTGGTTATTAAAGATGTCACTCAAGATGATGAAGGAGAATACGAATGTCAAGCTAAATCAAAAGGGAGTAACTTAAAAGGACTTGTTTTACTCAAGGTTAaag GTGCAGAATCAAGACCGGAAGGCGTTTTATCGCACTCATACAGGTCTTTTATAGACATACTATGCATAATAATGGCATTGTTCGTGCATCTTCaatacatgttttaa